A single window of Flavobacterium aestivum DNA harbors:
- a CDS encoding PKD domain-containing protein, producing the protein MNIKNKTVVIILLCITVILVAVALLFPFNKKLSNLDFSIQDTNDNHQYELNEKLSFKINDSTLISDKKAVWYFGNGDSIVSKGNVNYTYKRAGKYLITLKINDKFDFSKQINIVNGRTLTAKDSIPKIFCEDFGYVGEEIVFTGYSPSSNNWYWEFGETGTIDSYEKQAIYVFNKPGVYTIKLETDKTRYPITKEIEIFPLYEPFKEPEVIDSAGIVLNDIKKRLQIIANLGASDTRAYKEQVNYIKNKYICNNLSDVVVVVNEEKYNDFLSYCQGLHYLDGNATIIQEVKLDTIKCFKQINVTQKTKKAK; encoded by the coding sequence ATGAACATTAAGAACAAAACAGTAGTTATCATTTTGCTCTGCATAACGGTAATTTTAGTAGCAGTGGCATTGCTATTTCCTTTTAATAAAAAATTAAGCAATCTTGATTTTTCAATACAGGATACAAACGATAATCATCAGTATGAATTAAATGAAAAGTTGTCTTTCAAAATAAACGACAGTACTTTAATATCAGATAAAAAAGCCGTTTGGTATTTTGGTAATGGAGATTCAATAGTAAGCAAAGGAAATGTAAATTATACCTACAAAAGAGCAGGTAAGTATTTAATAACATTGAAAATTAACGATAAGTTCGATTTTTCAAAACAAATCAATATTGTCAACGGAAGAACCCTGACAGCAAAAGACTCGATACCAAAGATATTTTGTGAAGACTTTGGCTATGTAGGCGAAGAGATAGTATTTACGGGATATTCCCCAAGTTCTAATAATTGGTATTGGGAATTTGGAGAAACAGGAACAATAGATTCTTATGAGAAACAAGCCATTTATGTTTTCAACAAACCGGGTGTTTATACCATAAAACTGGAAACCGATAAAACCAGATACCCGATAACCAAGGAAATAGAAATTTTTCCGTTGTATGAACCATTCAAGGAACCAGAAGTAATAGACTCGGCCGGAATAGTATTAAATGATATAAAAAAACGATTACAGATCATAGCCAATCTGGGCGCGAGTGATACCAGAGCATACAAGGAGCAGGTTAACTACATAAAAAATAAGTACATCTGTAATAATTTATCAGATGTAGTAGTGGTGGTTAACGAAGAAAAATACAACGATTTTTTAAGTTACTGTCAGGGGCTACATTATTTAGATGGAAATGCTACAATCATTCAAGAAGTAAAATTGGATACCATTAAATGCTTTAAGCAAATAAATGTTACCCAAAAAACTAAAAAAGCAAAGTAA
- the tssO gene encoding type VI secretion system TssO, translating into MKKALEFDETYWKKLKFNLLFVISFCIIYIVVAKFLLKTPNFNNTDMLNRINDYEKMQKVKIDYGDKSKLIFKTIDTIKYDINQVQRIDEVKRNISEYKQLYKDNEFHSAYNFCLIGGNLLNVFLEINLEESTVQKNDTLIQRSLNECKANFKDEH; encoded by the coding sequence ATGAAAAAAGCATTAGAATTTGATGAAACATACTGGAAAAAGCTAAAGTTCAATTTATTATTTGTCATAAGCTTTTGTATTATATACATAGTTGTAGCAAAGTTTTTATTAAAAACACCCAATTTTAATAATACAGATATGCTCAATAGAATAAATGATTATGAAAAAATGCAGAAGGTTAAAATTGATTATGGTGATAAATCAAAACTAATTTTTAAGACCATCGATACTATAAAGTATGATATAAACCAGGTTCAGAGAATAGACGAAGTAAAAAGAAACATCTCAGAGTATAAGCAGTTGTATAAAGATAACGAATTCCATTCGGCGTATAATTTTTGTCTAATAGGCGGGAATTTATTGAACGTTTTTCTAGAAATAAATCTAGAGGAAAGTACAGTTCAAAAAAACGACACCTTAATACAGAGAAGCCTTAACGAATGTAAAGCAAATTTTAAAGATGAACATTAA
- the tssD gene encoding type VI secretion system tube protein TssD → MRSAKLFILGIERELLWVNTNYYRFTAGDGSITSDVNGGMLTVSFVSQEDDDCFIHNMTKEVEKETDRMEKGEIHFYNKGDEDSPVRKYKFRDAYLIQFSETFYAFGTGNMQTVLTISPAIQDYGKELIKPWQVSWLPPSEPNYYTPKEEEDRVVYINGHFYNTEGIFEGKVNNNANSGNVEDVYVCEGKGKEKDTFLNIKKLDITHENFCYIAGVIKAEDSSTFESAAATTQATFNAVKFEKGSDLAMGEQSKFAKKLLATDYSSVSSKTALDDSKKNTEDKNARKGLIHVLQGKKDYSEGAVLWDGIDFADKGINHNKATKDGGISITKELWVKFINSCEYKPDSKGVLRLYRHTGINHDKDKTKTEALATIPFEEKKVVTSTSNELYVFEPFPSQNTDWNFPTGSQDEKNIDYYETEGTNKFNKGMTLNKATVVAGRHIFWKAYKENPKNKGYYWKSFMNRL, encoded by the coding sequence ATGAGATCGGCTAAATTATTTATTTTAGGAATCGAACGAGAGTTACTCTGGGTAAACACAAATTATTACAGATTTACTGCCGGAGATGGCTCAATAACCAGCGACGTAAATGGCGGTATGCTTACGGTAAGTTTTGTTTCGCAGGAAGATGATGATTGTTTTATTCATAATATGACAAAGGAAGTCGAGAAAGAAACGGATAGGATGGAGAAAGGAGAAATACACTTTTATAATAAAGGTGATGAAGATTCTCCAGTAAGGAAATATAAATTTAGGGATGCCTATTTGATACAATTTTCTGAAACATTCTATGCGTTTGGAACAGGAAACATGCAAACGGTATTGACTATTTCTCCAGCAATTCAAGATTATGGCAAAGAACTAATAAAACCTTGGCAAGTATCTTGGCTGCCGCCTAGTGAACCCAATTATTATACACCTAAAGAGGAAGAAGATCGTGTTGTATATATAAATGGACACTTTTATAATACAGAAGGTATTTTTGAAGGCAAAGTCAATAACAATGCAAATTCTGGAAATGTAGAAGATGTATATGTTTGTGAAGGAAAAGGTAAAGAGAAAGATACTTTTTTAAATATTAAAAAGTTGGACATTACACACGAAAATTTCTGCTACATAGCTGGCGTAATAAAAGCAGAAGATTCAAGTACATTTGAGAGTGCAGCTGCAACTACTCAAGCTACATTTAATGCCGTTAAGTTTGAGAAAGGATCTGATTTAGCAATGGGGGAACAAAGTAAGTTTGCTAAAAAGTTGTTAGCAACTGATTATTCATCAGTATCTTCAAAAACTGCATTGGATGATTCCAAAAAAAATACGGAGGACAAAAATGCAAGAAAGGGATTAATACACGTTCTACAAGGAAAAAAAGATTACTCTGAAGGAGCTGTATTATGGGATGGTATTGATTTTGCAGATAAAGGAATAAATCATAATAAAGCAACAAAGGATGGAGGAATAAGTATTACCAAAGAATTATGGGTGAAATTTATAAACAGTTGTGAATATAAACCCGACAGTAAAGGAGTACTGCGTCTTTATCGACATACGGGTATTAATCATGATAAAGATAAAACAAAAACGGAAGCCTTAGCTACCATACCTTTTGAAGAAAAAAAAGTAGTAACATCAACTTCTAATGAACTTTATGTTTTTGAACCTTTTCCTTCTCAGAATACCGATTGGAATTTTCCGACTGGATCACAAGATGAAAAAAACATAGACTATTATGAAACTGAAGGTACAAATAAATTCAATAAGGGAATGACGCTCAATAAAGCTACAGTAGTTGCAGGGAGACATATATTTTGGAAGGCTTATAAAGAAAATCCAAAAAATAAGGGGTATTACTGGAAATCATTCATGAATCGTTTATGA
- a CDS encoding TssN family type VI secretion system protein, whose amino-acid sequence MNTMLPFFLKYLLAPLLILIITFIMSQFSGIKIKTKSAIVFVLCFSLIAALPCLFAFFNNEFIWLGLLFSVFYYLMLGIGLIYFMDTALFQNMNVQDSAPAKLFLFLIVTILSSWIYYLVFNYIAISSYAHISMLNILWVFVGIFFIESKKKFLQIPDPFYEYWRVGRERKDIDYWDNIDKFRLMQVSINIKKKANSEFFSKFDVKIAQEVNLGNWFDKFIEDQNYRFPNDAIESSAENEDSGWIFYTAKYFSFPLFIRKLNPHETIAESKLKNKQIIFAKRVILNKGEENQILE is encoded by the coding sequence ATGAATACAATGCTTCCCTTTTTTTTAAAATACTTATTGGCACCGCTACTTATACTGATTATAACTTTTATAATGAGTCAGTTTTCCGGCATAAAAATCAAAACAAAATCGGCCATAGTATTTGTTTTATGCTTTTCGCTTATAGCGGCATTACCATGTTTATTCGCTTTTTTCAACAATGAGTTTATTTGGTTAGGCTTGTTGTTTTCTGTTTTTTACTATTTAATGCTCGGAATAGGACTGATATATTTTATGGATACCGCCTTATTTCAAAATATGAATGTTCAGGATAGCGCACCAGCAAAACTATTTTTGTTTTTAATTGTGACAATCCTATCCTCCTGGATATACTATTTAGTGTTTAATTATATAGCAATATCAAGCTATGCCCATATAAGTATGCTTAATATACTATGGGTATTTGTAGGAATCTTTTTTATAGAATCAAAAAAGAAATTTTTACAAATTCCAGACCCATTTTATGAATATTGGAGAGTAGGGAGAGAACGAAAAGATATTGATTATTGGGACAATATAGATAAGTTCCGCTTAATGCAGGTATCTATCAACATAAAGAAAAAAGCCAATTCTGAATTCTTTTCAAAATTTGACGTAAAAATAGCCCAGGAAGTAAATCTGGGGAATTGGTTTGATAAGTTTATTGAAGACCAGAATTATAGATTTCCAAATGATGCCATAGAATCCAGTGCAGAAAATGAAGATTCGGGCTGGATCTTTTATACCGCAAAGTATTTTAGTTTTCCGCTATTTATAAGAAAGCTGAATCCACATGAAACTATTGCAGAAAGCAAGCTAAAAAATAAGCAAATCATTTTTGCTAAAAGGGTTATCCTAAATAAAGGAGAAGAAAATCAAATTTTAGAGTAA